A window of Choloepus didactylus isolate mChoDid1 chromosome 23, mChoDid1.pri, whole genome shotgun sequence contains these coding sequences:
- the LOC119519449 gene encoding V-type proton ATPase subunit E 1 has translation MALSDADVQKQIKHMMAFIEQEANEKAEEIDAKAEEEFNIEKGRLVQTQRLKIMEYYEKKEKQIEQQKKIKMSNLMNQARLKVLRARDDLITDLLNEAKQRLSKVGKDTTRYQVLLDGLVLQGLYQLLEPRMIIRCRKQDFPLVKAAVQKAIPMYKIATKKDVDVQIDQEAYLPEDIAGGVEVYSGDRKIKVSNTLESRLDLIAQQMMPEVRGALFGANANRKFLD, from the coding sequence ATGGCCCTCAGCGATGCTGACGTGCAAAAGCAGATTAAACACATGATGGCTTTCATTGAACAGGAAGCTAAtgagaaagcagaagaaatagaTGCAAAGGCAGAAGAAGAGTTTAACATTGAGAAAGGTCGTCTTGTGCAAACCCAAAGACTGAAGATTATGGAATActatgagaagaaagaaaagcagattgAACAGCAAAAGAAGATTAAGATGTCCAATTTGATGAATCAAGCAAGGCTCAAAGTCCTCAGAGCTAGAGATGACCTTATCACAGACCTACTAAATGAAGCAAAGCAGAGACTCAGCAAGGTGGGAAAAGATACAACCAGGTACCAAGTGCTGCTGGATGGACTGGTCCTCCAGGGTTTGTACCAGTTGCTGGAGCCCCGAATGATTATTCGTTGCAGGAAACAGGATTTCCCTCTGGTAAAGGCGGCGGTGCAAAAAGCGATTCCTATGTACAAAATTGCCACCAAAAAAGATGTTGATGTCCAAATTGATCAGGAGGCCTACCTACCTGAGGATATAGCTGGTGGCGTTGAGGTCTATAGTGGAGATCGTAAAATAAAGGTTTCTAATACTCTAGAAAGCCGGCTGGATCTCATAGCCCAGCAGATGATGCCAGAAGTACGGGGAGCCTTGTTTGGTGCAAATGCCAACAGGAAGTTTTTGGACTAA